Below is a window of Lagenorhynchus albirostris chromosome 11, mLagAlb1.1, whole genome shotgun sequence DNA.
ATGGGCTGCCAGGGCAGcagtgggggaggcagggaggatggAGGTTAGCGTGGAGTGGGGAGAGGTGGTTAGGGCTGCGCTCCTGGGTCCCTAGGACCCCAGTTTCCTGAAGACGGTGGCAGTGAGCTTTCCTACCCTGACAACATAGCATACACGAGAGTTCATACACCCCAGTTGGTCACGTAAAGGGAGGCAATCGCTCTACGACgcttctgtctctgtgtctttttctcttttctccttcaacatcttttctgtctttcctcaGCTGTTTCCTTTactccattctctttctctccatcacaGCCAGAGACAGAACGTGGCTTCCTTGGATGGCTAACCCAGGTAGGCAGGGGAAGGAAGTCTCTCTAGCCCCCAAACTTAACCAACTGATTTATTCTATTCTGAGTCAGGTGTAAGATAATACCCGGCTTCCCTGGCCTCCAAACACTGTTCCAGGCTAATCACAACACAACTTGGAGAAAGCAACTTGAAGAAACCACCCAGGACTAGAGCGGCTGGGGCAACTTTAGTGCTGTTGGTCTATCTGTCCCCCTCCTGTTCCCACTATAATGTGGAGGGAGACAGAACCAGGGCCCCCAAGACCTGCCAGCTTCTGGGTGGCTCTAGGGGTGTCAGGGAAGCATTACAGATGTCCTCATTCTTTCCTGGCCCCTCCTGGTCCCACCTGTGAACACTCCCACCTGCACTTTGCTGGAGGTCTGTCTGCCTGTCCCATGGTGAGTCCTTCCTCCCACTTCTGGATCCCCCTCAATCAGTCTGTGAGGCAGAGTCTGAGAGGCCTCTCCCTTGGACCAGCCCAAAGCCCAAAGCATGATGATGTCCCATGGGCCAGGGTCTGACCCCTTGGCGTGGAGAATGGATGAGCAGAAATGCCCCTGTTCCCCAACAATTCTCTTCCCAGCGAGCCTGGAACTGCCGTAGGGAGAGAGATTGGGGGCGGGGAAAGTCTGATGAAGCGGCCgggctgggccaggctgggctgggctgacccCTCCCCAGAGAGGGGCGGGACCCCAGGAGGAGCAAGGGAGCAGGGACGCTGGAGAGGACCAGACACTGAAGAGGCGATATGGCAGGAACCAGCCTCGGAGCCCGCTTCTACCGGCAGATCAAGAGACATCCCGGGGTGAGTTTGGTCCCAGGAGCCATGATTCTACCTTCTAACTCTCTAGCTGCCCTGGTAACCCCCAAATCTCCCAGTACCCTGCCTCTTACCTAGTTCCCCCAAAGCTCCTAATATTTCTTCAGGGTGCCCTCAATCCATCCCTGCAATATGCCCTCCGTGTCCCTTGAATCCACCTCAGACAGACTCGCAATAGGTTGAGGAAGACTACGGCAAAAATGTGGTGTGGGAGGCTGCCGGTCCTCCCTCGCGGAAGGGAGGGGGCGCCAGACCCGGAGTGGGGGAGCGGGCGGGCCGAGCAGAAAAGCTTGTAAAGGGCGACTGGGAGGGGGCTGCCCCTGAAAGTTCCCTCTGTCTTCCCGCAGCTCATCCCGATGATCGGCTTCATTGGCCTGGGCATGGGCAGCGCTACGCTCTACTTGCTGCGACTCGCGCTGCGCAGCCCCGACGTCTGGTAAAGGCCGGGCTTGGGACGCAGGAAGGGGTCCTGGGTGGAGCAAGATGAGACAGGGACGCACAGGCCTCCCAGGAATGGTGGGAATGAGGGGTCCTCGCGGGAATCCCTAGGCAAGTGGTATCTCGGGGCTGGAGCCCGCTCCTGACCTGCGAGGCCCCCGCCTTCGCTCGGGCCCACCAGACAGCTCACTCCTCAGTGGCTGGAGACTCGGCCCGCTTTGGGCTGCGGAACTAGCACCGCTCCCGGCCGCGTTGCCATGGTGACGCCGCTCTGCTGGCCGCCGGTGGCCTTCTGGTACCTCTGTCTCGCCGCCCAAGCGCTGGGGGTGTGGCCGGGTGAGCTGCTGGGGGCGCCTTTGGGGCCGGGGCGGCGCGGAGACCGCAAGCCCCGCCAGAGGCGGCGGGAGTGTAGGGTCCTTCAGCACGCAGGAGCACCCACGGCGTTGTCTGAATTCGAGGCACATCACTACAACCCCAGCGCCTCGGGATTTCTGCCTGATTCCCTCTGCTCTATGGGGCTAACCTGGGGTGACAAGGAGCAGGCGGGAGTCCCTGGGCCGGGTTGTCACGTCTGTCACCTGGCCCCAGGCTGACAATGCTGACAGCCTTCTTGTCTCACTTGTCAGCACCCGCTAACGTGACCCCTCCCCTCTCAGTCTCTGGGAAATGCCCCCCACCTCCGCGGAAGAGGGGGCGTGCTGGGGCGGGGGCGCAGACCCTGCGGGTGCCCTGAGGCTCCAGAGTCCTAGCT
It encodes the following:
- the NDUFA4L2 gene encoding NADH dehydrogenase [ubiquinone] 1 alpha subcomplex subunit 4-like 2, which codes for MAGTSLGARFYRQIKRHPGLIPMIGFIGLGMGSATLYLLRLALRSPDVCWDRKNNPEPWNRLSPNDQYKFLAVSTDYKKLKKDRPDF